A section of the Pseudomonas prosekii genome encodes:
- a CDS encoding HU family DNA-binding protein, whose product MALTKDQLIADIAEAIDAPKTTARNALDQLGQIVADQLENGGEITLPGIGKLKVTERPARTGRNPSTGAAIEIAAKKVIKLVVAKGLTDAVNK is encoded by the coding sequence ATGGCTCTTACTAAAGACCAACTGATCGCCGACATCGCTGAAGCTATCGACGCGCCAAAAACCACCGCGCGTAACGCTCTGGACCAACTGGGCCAAATCGTTGCTGATCAGCTGGAAAACGGCGGCGAAATCACTCTGCCAGGTATCGGCAAACTGAAAGTGACTGAGCGTCCTGCCCGTACTGGCCGTAACCCTTCGACTGGCGCTGCCATCGAAATCGCTGCCAAGAAAGTTATCAAGCTGGTTGTGGCCAAAGGCCTGACCGACGCTGTTAACAAGTAA
- a CDS encoding glutaredoxin family protein produces the protein MLGRALKKFLLILLVVVVYQNWGKIERLIHPTQVVSEQTQAKANVVLYATDWCGYCKLTRRFLDSKGIPYQEFDIEKNPEARKAYEALGGRGIPLIDVNGTLIRGYDPDQILAALK, from the coding sequence ATGCTCGGTCGGGCGCTGAAGAAATTCCTGCTGATCTTGCTGGTGGTCGTGGTTTACCAGAACTGGGGCAAGATCGAACGGCTGATTCACCCGACGCAAGTGGTGTCGGAGCAGACGCAGGCCAAGGCTAACGTGGTGCTCTACGCCACCGACTGGTGCGGCTACTGCAAACTGACCCGGCGTTTTCTCGATTCCAAAGGCATTCCGTATCAGGAATTCGACATCGAGAAAAATCCCGAAGCGCGCAAGGCGTATGAAGCGCTGGGCGGACGCGGGATTCCGCTGATTGATGTGAACGGCACATTGATCCGCGGCTATGACCCGGACCAGATCCTCGCTGCCCTGAAATAA
- the yejK gene encoding nucleoid-associated protein YejK → MPIRHCIVHLIDKKPDGTPAVLHARDSELAESTAIENMLADLNESYNAKQGKAWGFFHAESGAHPFSGWLKEYLDGGKDFTAFSRVAVEHLQKLMEESNLSVGGHVLFAHYQQGMTDYLAIALLHHSEGVAVTEELDVTASRHLDLGQLHLAARINVSEWQNNKQSKQYISFIKGKNGKKVSEYFRDFIGCQEGVDGPGETRTLLKAFSDFVESEDLPEESAREKTKTLVDYASSQAKLGEPMGLEELSELIDEERPKAFYDHIRNKDYGLSPEIPADKRTLNQFRRFTGRAEGLSISFEAHLLGSKIEYDEEAGTLIIKGLPTQLTDQLKRR, encoded by the coding sequence ATGCCGATCCGCCATTGCATCGTCCACCTGATCGACAAAAAACCCGACGGCACGCCCGCAGTTCTCCACGCTCGCGACTCTGAATTGGCAGAGTCCACGGCCATCGAGAACATGCTTGCCGACCTCAACGAGAGCTACAACGCCAAACAAGGCAAGGCCTGGGGTTTCTTCCACGCCGAGTCCGGGGCGCATCCGTTCAGCGGCTGGCTGAAGGAATACCTCGACGGCGGCAAGGACTTCACGGCGTTCAGCCGGGTCGCGGTGGAACACCTGCAAAAGCTGATGGAAGAATCCAACCTGTCGGTCGGCGGTCACGTGTTGTTCGCCCACTACCAGCAAGGCATGACTGATTACCTGGCCATCGCCCTGCTGCACCACAGCGAAGGCGTGGCGGTGACCGAGGAACTCGACGTGACCGCGTCGCGCCACCTCGACCTCGGCCAATTGCACCTGGCGGCGCGGATCAACGTGTCGGAGTGGCAGAACAACAAACAGTCCAAGCAGTACATTTCGTTCATCAAAGGCAAGAACGGCAAGAAGGTCTCGGAGTATTTCCGCGACTTTATCGGTTGCCAGGAAGGCGTCGACGGCCCCGGCGAAACCCGCACGCTGCTCAAGGCCTTCAGCGACTTCGTCGAAAGCGAAGATTTGCCGGAAGAATCTGCGCGCGAGAAGACCAAGACCCTGGTCGATTACGCCAGCAGCCAGGCCAAACTCGGCGAGCCGATGGGCCTCGAAGAACTCTCGGAACTGATCGACGAGGAGCGCCCGAAAGCCTTCTACGATCACATCCGCAACAAGGATTACGGCTTGTCGCCGGAGATTCCGGCGGATAAGCGCACGCTCAACCAGTTCCGCCGCTTCACCGGGCGCGCCGAGGGGCTGTCGATCAGCTTTGAAGCGCACCTGCTGGGCTCGAAGATCGAATACGACGAAGAGGCCGGCACGCTGATCATCAAGGGCTTGCCGACGCAACTCACCGATCAGTTGAAGCGCCGCTGA